One genomic segment of Mycolicibacterium chubuense NBB4 includes these proteins:
- a CDS encoding GAF domain-containing sensor histidine kinase, whose protein sequence is MHHGGVAEFDQTGKATTSRPLRDTLSQLRLRELLTEVQDRVEQIIKGRDRLDGLVEAMLVVTSGLELDETLRTIVHTAIELVDAQYGALGVRGDDDELTAFIYEGIDEPTRELIGHLPEGRGVLGVLMENPKPIRLEDISSHPSSVGFPANHPPMRTFLGVPVRIRDEIFGNLYLTDKLGGQPFSEDDEVLVQALAAAAGIAIDNARLYQLSQARQSWIAATRDIGTELLSGTDPARVFRLLADTAQKLSGAASALVAVPGDPDKPAGEVTELVVVASAGAAAGTELRPIPVGGTAVGEAFVRRTPGRHSGAEIGVGQVTGPSLVLPLRTTTTVAGVLIALRPVGGQAFSADELAMMAAFADQAALAWQLATAQHRMRELDVLTDRDRIARDLHDHVIQRLFAVGLSLQGTIARASSDVVQQRLSDSVDDLQEVIQEIRTAIFDLHGGNSEITRLRQRLDEAVAAFAGAGVRTSVQYVGPLSVITPVLADHAEAVVREAVSNVVRHAEATALSVLVTVGDDLTVEVVDNGRGIGPDVTGSGLINLRRRADDVGGSFAVDAPAGGGTRLVWRAPLP, encoded by the coding sequence GTGCACCATGGTGGCGTGGCGGAATTCGACCAGACAGGGAAGGCCACTACGTCGCGTCCACTGCGCGATACGTTGTCGCAGTTGCGTCTGCGCGAGTTGCTGACCGAAGTGCAGGACCGAGTCGAGCAGATCATCAAGGGGCGCGATCGTCTCGATGGGTTGGTCGAGGCGATGCTGGTGGTCACGTCGGGGCTGGAGCTCGATGAGACGCTGCGCACCATCGTGCACACCGCCATCGAGCTCGTCGACGCCCAGTACGGCGCGCTCGGTGTGCGCGGTGACGACGACGAGCTGACTGCGTTCATCTACGAGGGCATCGACGAGCCCACCCGCGAGCTGATCGGTCACCTGCCCGAGGGCCGCGGAGTGCTGGGTGTGCTGATGGAGAACCCGAAACCGATCAGGCTCGAAGATATTTCGAGTCACCCCTCGTCCGTCGGCTTCCCGGCGAACCACCCGCCGATGCGCACGTTCCTGGGCGTTCCGGTGCGGATCCGGGACGAAATCTTCGGCAACCTGTATCTGACCGACAAACTGGGTGGGCAGCCGTTCAGTGAGGACGACGAGGTGCTCGTGCAGGCACTCGCGGCCGCCGCGGGCATCGCGATCGACAACGCCCGGCTCTACCAGCTGTCCCAGGCGCGTCAATCCTGGATTGCGGCGACCCGGGACATCGGCACCGAACTGCTCTCGGGTACCGATCCAGCCAGGGTGTTCCGGCTCCTCGCCGATACCGCGCAGAAGCTCAGTGGTGCCGCATCGGCGCTGGTGGCAGTACCCGGCGATCCCGACAAACCCGCCGGCGAGGTGACCGAACTGGTGGTGGTCGCGTCGGCAGGCGCGGCCGCGGGAACAGAGCTTCGCCCGATCCCCGTCGGCGGTACGGCCGTCGGGGAGGCTTTCGTGCGACGGACGCCGGGGCGGCACAGTGGAGCAGAGATCGGCGTCGGACAGGTGACCGGTCCGTCTCTCGTGCTTCCGCTGAGGACCACCACGACGGTTGCCGGTGTCCTGATTGCGCTCAGACCTGTTGGGGGACAAGCCTTCAGCGCCGACGAGCTCGCCATGATGGCGGCGTTCGCCGATCAGGCCGCGCTGGCCTGGCAGCTGGCCACCGCGCAGCACCGGATGCGCGAATTGGATGTGCTCACCGACCGCGACCGCATCGCCCGTGACCTGCACGATCATGTCATCCAACGTTTGTTCGCCGTCGGCCTGTCTTTGCAGGGCACGATTGCCCGTGCGAGTTCTGACGTTGTCCAGCAGCGGCTTTCGGACTCTGTTGATGATCTGCAGGAAGTGATCCAAGAAATCCGCACGGCGATCTTCGACCTGCACGGCGGTAACTCGGAGATCACCAGACTTCGTCAGCGACTCGACGAGGCGGTCGCGGCGTTCGCCGGCGCAGGGGTGCGGACTTCCGTCCAGTACGTCGGGCCGCTGTCGGTGATCACGCCGGTGCTCGCCGACCACGCCGAAGCGGTCGTGCGCGAGGCAGTCAGCAATGTCGTACGCCATGCTGAGGCCACCGCGCTGTCGGTCCTCGTGACCGTGGGGGACGATTTGACTGTAGAAGTCGTCGACAACGGGCGCGGGATCGGCCCCGACGTGACCGGAAGCGGCCTGATCAACCTGCGTCGCCGCGCTGACGACGTGGGCGGATCGTTTGCGGTGGACGCCCCCGCAGGCGGCGGCACTCGGCTCGTTTGGCGGGCGCCGCTGCCGTGA
- a CDS encoding GAF and ANTAR domain-containing protein → MEAAHLRVAELVQGLHNRPDTDSDTVIAELAEHAAAEVPGAAHAGITLTRNAKHIETPAATSQWPLLLDKIQQRHREGPCLTAAWEEKTVHVPNLETDERFPNYRRDALAETPIRAVMAFQLFIAGETLGALNVYAEEPHVFGPESRTMGLIFAAHSSVAWNSARREEQFRRALSSRDVIGQAKGMIMERYRVDAVQAFELLRKLSQDSNVPLTQVAVDLVANAQSTDGQVAK, encoded by the coding sequence ATGGAGGCCGCCCATTTGCGAGTGGCCGAGTTGGTGCAAGGGCTGCACAACAGGCCGGACACCGACTCCGACACCGTCATCGCGGAATTGGCCGAGCACGCCGCCGCGGAGGTCCCGGGTGCGGCGCACGCGGGGATCACCCTGACGCGCAATGCCAAGCACATCGAGACGCCGGCGGCCACCTCGCAGTGGCCGCTGCTGCTGGACAAGATCCAGCAGCGGCACCGCGAAGGCCCCTGCCTGACCGCGGCCTGGGAGGAGAAGACGGTCCATGTACCCAACCTGGAAACCGACGAACGCTTCCCCAACTACCGGCGGGACGCGCTCGCCGAGACGCCGATCCGGGCGGTCATGGCGTTCCAGTTGTTCATCGCCGGTGAGACGCTCGGGGCGCTGAACGTCTACGCCGAGGAACCGCATGTGTTCGGCCCCGAGTCACGCACGATGGGGTTGATCTTCGCGGCGCATTCGTCGGTGGCGTGGAACTCCGCCCGGCGCGAAGAGCAGTTCCGGCGGGCGCTATCCAGTCGTGACGTCATCGGCCAGGCCAAGGGCATGATCATGGAGCGGTACCGCGTCGATGCCGTTCAAGCATTCGAGTTGCTACGCAAGCTGTCCCAGGACTCCAACGTGCCGCTGACCCAGGTTGCCGTCGATCTGGTGGCCAATGCGCAGTCCACCGACGGACAGGTAGCGAAATAG
- a CDS encoding DUF1990 domain-containing protein — protein MLTGVKLGHLSGKPLTYSEVGATAGPMPAGYHHLRKSAVIGRGRRRFEEAAERGMRWGMLRGAGVRVEATTDVAEVGAEVLVHLGPVAAPCRVVYVVDEPDRRGFAYGTLPGHAESGEELFLVRYDPATEDVYAEVAAFSRHATWWSRAGSPVTSLAQRLIADRYLRAL, from the coding sequence ATGCTGACGGGTGTGAAGCTGGGCCATCTGAGCGGCAAGCCGCTGACCTACAGCGAGGTCGGCGCGACGGCGGGACCGATGCCGGCCGGGTATCACCACCTCCGGAAATCGGCGGTGATCGGGCGGGGGCGGCGGCGTTTCGAGGAGGCCGCCGAGCGAGGCATGCGCTGGGGCATGCTGCGCGGGGCCGGCGTGCGAGTGGAGGCCACGACCGACGTCGCCGAGGTCGGCGCCGAGGTGCTGGTCCATCTCGGTCCGGTGGCCGCCCCGTGCCGGGTGGTCTACGTCGTCGACGAACCGGACCGCCGCGGATTCGCCTACGGCACGCTGCCCGGTCACGCCGAGTCGGGCGAGGAACTGTTCCTGGTGCGCTACGACCCGGCCACCGAGGACGTCTACGCCGAGGTGGCGGCTTTCTCCCGCCATGCGACCTGGTGGAGTCGGGCGGGGTCGCCGGTCACCTCCCTGGCGCAGCGCTTGATCGCCGACCGGTACCTGCGGGCTTTATGA
- a CDS encoding aldo/keto reductase, which produces MSTSTGAGASATLTLGNDLTVNRLGFGAMRLTGPGVWGPPADRDECLRVLRRAVELGVDFIDTADSYGPYVSEELIREALHPYDGVVVATKAGLLRTGPDEWPVLGFPAYLRQECEMSLRRLDVETIDLFQLHRIDTKFPLEDQIGELVALQQEGKIRHIGLSEVNADQLDAARAITAIASVQNMYNLTVRTAEPVLDACENHGIAFIPWFPLAAGPLAAPDGPLQRIAAEHHASPSQLALAWLLKRSPVMLPIPGTSKVAHLEENVAAAQIDLTDAEFDTLSQAGAAQA; this is translated from the coding sequence GTGAGCACCTCCACCGGCGCGGGCGCGTCCGCAACCTTGACCCTCGGCAACGACCTGACCGTCAACCGTCTCGGTTTCGGCGCCATGCGCCTGACCGGACCGGGCGTGTGGGGCCCGCCGGCCGACCGCGACGAATGCCTGAGGGTGCTGCGTCGCGCCGTCGAACTAGGCGTCGACTTCATCGACACGGCGGACTCCTACGGCCCTTACGTCTCCGAAGAACTGATCCGGGAGGCGTTGCACCCGTACGACGGGGTCGTCGTCGCGACGAAGGCGGGTCTGCTGCGCACCGGCCCCGACGAATGGCCCGTGCTCGGATTTCCGGCCTATCTGCGCCAGGAGTGCGAGATGAGTCTGCGCCGGCTCGACGTGGAGACCATCGATCTGTTCCAGCTGCACCGCATCGACACCAAGTTCCCGCTCGAGGACCAGATCGGTGAGCTGGTCGCGCTGCAGCAGGAAGGGAAGATCCGCCATATCGGCCTCTCCGAGGTCAACGCCGACCAACTCGACGCCGCACGCGCCATCACCGCGATCGCCTCGGTGCAGAACATGTACAACCTCACCGTGCGCACCGCCGAACCGGTACTCGACGCGTGCGAGAACCACGGCATCGCGTTCATCCCGTGGTTCCCGCTGGCCGCCGGGCCGCTGGCGGCCCCGGACGGGCCGCTGCAGCGCATCGCCGCGGAGCACCACGCCAGCCCGTCGCAGCTTGCGCTCGCGTGGCTGCTCAAACGCTCACCGGTGATGCTGCCCATTCCCGGCACCTCCAAGGTCGCTCATCTCGAGGAGAACGTCGCCGCAGCACAGATCGATCTGACCGACGCGGAGTTCGACACGCTGAGCCAAGCCGGGGCGGCGCAGGCGTGA
- a CDS encoding PaaI family thioesterase has translation MSADEPTEKAVGGGFNPPTPTTHGGPDYGRFVEAVRTLQDHARAVDAPDHVITEAADLIEKVSQLLDPYDADEWSSPSGRRMDLPNRGNVLGVPMTLHVTEAKRIGGVAQFRRFHLGRNGAAHGGAVAHLFDSLLGFTAAKLSRNRAQRTAFLHVDYRKIAPIEAELQVDAGIDDIVGRKIFVSGRLLDDGQVLAEAHSLFVKLRPGQP, from the coding sequence GTGAGCGCTGATGAACCCACCGAGAAAGCGGTCGGCGGGGGATTCAATCCACCGACACCGACGACCCACGGCGGACCGGACTACGGGCGCTTCGTCGAGGCGGTGCGGACACTGCAGGATCACGCACGCGCGGTCGACGCCCCTGACCACGTGATCACCGAAGCTGCCGATCTGATCGAGAAGGTCTCCCAGCTGCTGGACCCGTACGACGCCGACGAGTGGTCGTCTCCGTCGGGGCGCCGGATGGATCTGCCCAACCGCGGCAACGTCCTGGGTGTGCCGATGACGCTGCACGTGACCGAGGCAAAGCGGATCGGCGGTGTCGCGCAGTTCCGCCGCTTCCACCTGGGCCGCAACGGCGCCGCCCACGGCGGCGCCGTGGCGCACCTGTTCGACTCCCTGCTGGGCTTCACCGCGGCCAAGCTCAGCCGCAACCGGGCGCAGCGCACCGCGTTCCTGCATGTCGACTACCGCAAGATCGCGCCGATCGAAGCGGAACTCCAGGTCGACGCCGGTATCGACGACATCGTCGGCCGCAAGATCTTCGTGTCCGGCCGCCTCCTCGACGACGGGCAGGTGCTGGCTGAGGCGCACTCCCTGTTCGTCAAGCTCCGGCCGGGACAACCGTGA
- a CDS encoding TIGR02611 family protein, translated as MTETEHQGRPSFTRRWASWRDRLRERPAANAAYRMVVGVLGVLVLGVGVLAIPYPGPGWAIVFVGLGILATEFDWARRLLAWVRERYDTVMDWFKRQGLWVQVLGAVFTLAIVVATLWLLGALNFAAELFHIEHGWLDSPIGIGS; from the coding sequence GTGACCGAGACCGAACACCAGGGTCGCCCGTCGTTCACCCGCCGGTGGGCGAGTTGGCGTGACCGGCTGCGCGAACGCCCCGCCGCCAACGCCGCCTACCGCATGGTCGTCGGCGTCCTCGGTGTGCTGGTTCTCGGCGTGGGCGTTCTCGCGATTCCGTACCCGGGGCCCGGCTGGGCCATCGTCTTCGTCGGCCTGGGCATCCTGGCCACCGAATTCGACTGGGCACGCCGACTGCTGGCCTGGGTCCGCGAGCGCTACGACACGGTCATGGACTGGTTCAAACGGCAGGGTCTGTGGGTCCAGGTGCTCGGTGCGGTGTTCACCCTCGCGATCGTCGTGGCCACGCTGTGGTTGCTCGGGGCCCTGAATTTCGCCGCCGAACTGTTCCATATCGAGCACGGCTGGCTCGATAGCCCCATTGGTATCGGGTCCTGA
- the thrS gene encoding threonine--tRNA ligase has translation MSAPARPAPAAPIRVAAGTTAGQAVRDAGLPARGEPDAVVVVRDADGRLRDLSWTPAADVEVTPVAADTEDGRSVIRHSAAHVLAQAVQGMFPDAKLGIGPPITDGFYYDFDVAEPFTPEDLEALEKRMRQIVKEGQLFSRRVFESKDQARQELAGEPYKLELIDDKSGDLESSDEVMEIGGDELTAYDNLNPRTREREWGDLCRGPHIPTTRYIPAFKLTRSSAAYWRGDQSNASLQRIYGTAWESQEALDRHLELIEEAQRRDHRKLGVELDLFSFPDELGSGLPVFHPKGGIVRRELEEYSRRKHIEAGYEFVNTPHITKEQLYITSGHLEWYADGMFPPMHIDAEFNEDGSVRKPGQDYYLKPMNCPMHHLIYRSRGRSYRELPLRLFEFGSVYRYEKSGVVHGLTRVRGMTQDDAHIYCTREEMRDELTRLLQFVLELLADYGLDDFYLELSTKDPEKSVGSDEMWEEATETLRDVAESSGLELVPDPGGAAFYGPKISVQVRDALGRSWQMSTIQLDFNMPDRFELEYTAADGSRKRPVLIHRALFGSIERFFGILTEHYAGAFPAWLAPVQVVAIPVADDHIPYLDGLVRELKAHGLRAEVDTSDDRMAKKIVNHTNQRVPFMLLAGDRDVEADAVSFRFGDRTQINGVPREKAVQAIAHWVQRHENAAPTADLVTIDPVANEG, from the coding sequence ATGAGCGCGCCCGCCCGCCCCGCCCCAGCAGCCCCGATCCGGGTCGCTGCCGGGACGACCGCAGGTCAGGCGGTACGTGACGCCGGGCTGCCGGCGCGGGGAGAGCCCGACGCCGTCGTCGTGGTGCGCGACGCGGACGGGCGACTGCGGGATCTGTCGTGGACCCCAGCCGCCGATGTCGAGGTGACGCCCGTGGCGGCCGACACCGAGGACGGCCGGAGCGTCATCCGGCACTCCGCGGCGCACGTGCTCGCCCAAGCCGTCCAGGGCATGTTCCCCGACGCCAAGCTGGGCATCGGCCCGCCGATCACCGACGGCTTCTACTACGACTTCGACGTCGCCGAGCCGTTCACCCCCGAAGATCTCGAGGCGCTCGAGAAGCGCATGCGGCAGATCGTCAAAGAAGGCCAGTTGTTCTCGCGCCGCGTCTTCGAATCCAAGGATCAGGCCCGCCAGGAACTGGCCGGCGAGCCGTACAAGCTCGAACTCATCGACGACAAGTCCGGCGACCTGGAGTCATCGGACGAAGTAATGGAGATAGGCGGCGACGAGCTGACCGCCTACGACAACCTCAATCCCCGCACGCGCGAACGGGAATGGGGCGATCTGTGCCGGGGTCCGCACATCCCGACCACCCGCTACATCCCGGCGTTCAAGCTCACCCGCAGCTCCGCGGCGTACTGGCGTGGCGATCAGAGCAACGCCAGCCTGCAACGCATCTACGGCACCGCGTGGGAGTCGCAGGAGGCGCTCGACCGGCACCTCGAGCTCATCGAGGAGGCCCAGCGCCGGGACCACCGCAAGCTCGGCGTCGAGCTCGACCTGTTCAGCTTCCCCGACGAATTGGGTTCCGGCCTCCCGGTTTTCCACCCCAAGGGCGGCATCGTGCGTCGGGAGCTCGAGGAGTACTCGCGGCGCAAGCACATCGAAGCCGGCTACGAGTTCGTCAACACCCCGCACATCACCAAAGAGCAGCTCTACATCACCTCGGGACACCTCGAGTGGTACGCCGACGGCATGTTCCCCCCGATGCACATCGACGCCGAGTTCAACGAGGACGGCTCGGTGCGCAAGCCCGGCCAGGACTACTACCTCAAACCGATGAACTGCCCGATGCACCACCTCATCTACCGGTCCCGGGGCCGTTCCTACCGCGAACTGCCGTTGCGGCTGTTCGAGTTCGGCAGCGTCTACCGCTACGAGAAATCCGGTGTGGTCCACGGCCTGACCCGCGTGCGGGGCATGACCCAGGACGATGCGCACATCTACTGCACCCGGGAGGAGATGCGCGACGAGCTGACCCGGCTGCTGCAGTTCGTGCTCGAACTGCTCGCCGACTACGGCCTCGACGACTTCTACCTCGAGCTCTCGACCAAGGATCCCGAGAAGTCCGTCGGCTCCGACGAGATGTGGGAGGAGGCCACCGAGACGCTGCGCGACGTCGCCGAGTCCTCGGGGCTGGAGCTGGTGCCCGATCCGGGCGGCGCGGCGTTCTACGGACCGAAGATCTCCGTGCAGGTGCGCGACGCGCTGGGCCGCAGCTGGCAGATGTCGACGATCCAGCTCGACTTCAACATGCCCGACCGGTTCGAGCTCGAGTACACCGCCGCCGACGGCAGCCGGAAGCGGCCCGTCTTGATCCACCGCGCGCTGTTCGGGTCGATCGAGCGGTTCTTCGGCATCCTGACCGAGCACTACGCCGGGGCCTTCCCGGCCTGGCTCGCGCCGGTGCAGGTGGTTGCGATCCCGGTTGCCGACGACCACATCCCGTACCTCGACGGCCTGGTGAGAGAGCTCAAGGCGCACGGCCTGCGCGCGGAGGTCGACACCTCCGACGACCGGATGGCCAAGAAGATCGTCAATCACACCAATCAGCGGGTGCCGTTCATGCTGCTCGCCGGCGACCGCGACGTCGAAGCCGACGCCGTGTCCTTCCGGTTCGGCGACCGCACGCAGATCAACGGAGTGCCGCGGGAGAAGGCCGTGCAGGCCATCGCCCACTGGGTGCAGCGGCACGAAAACGCCGCTCCCACTGCCGATTTGGTGACGATCGACCCGGTAGCAAACGAGGGGTGA
- a CDS encoding HIT family protein, with protein sequence MDPEDTIVDRGVGEPDHLQRLWSPHRMTYIVDTVKPGSAASSEPFTDIPTMSDEDGLVVARGQLVYAVLNLYPYNPGHLMVVPYRRVAELENLTGDESAELMAFTQKAIRVMKAVSRPHGFNVGLNLGTSAGGSLSEHLHMHVVPRWGGDANFITIIGGSKVLPQLLRDTRQLLATEWDKQP encoded by the coding sequence GTGGATCCGGAGGACACGATCGTAGACCGCGGCGTCGGTGAGCCGGACCACCTGCAGCGGCTGTGGAGCCCGCACCGGATGACCTACATCGTCGACACGGTCAAGCCCGGCTCGGCCGCGTCGTCCGAACCCTTCACCGACATCCCGACCATGTCCGACGAGGACGGTCTGGTGGTCGCCCGGGGCCAGCTGGTGTATGCCGTGCTCAACCTCTATCCCTACAACCCCGGCCACCTGATGGTGGTGCCCTACCGGCGGGTGGCTGAGCTGGAGAACCTCACCGGGGACGAGAGCGCCGAGCTGATGGCGTTCACGCAGAAGGCCATTCGAGTGATGAAGGCCGTGTCGCGGCCGCACGGCTTCAACGTCGGACTGAACCTGGGCACCTCTGCCGGCGGGTCGCTGTCGGAACACCTGCACATGCATGTGGTGCCGCGGTGGGGCGGCGATGCGAACTTCATCACGATCATCGGCGGCTCCAAGGTCCTCCCGCAGCTGCTCCGCGACACCCGACAGCTGCTCGCCACCGAGTGGGACAAGCAGCCGTGA
- the pgsA gene encoding phosphatidylinositol phosphate synthase, with the protein MSDFYLMTRAAYAKLSRPVARGALRLGLTPDSVTILGTAGSVLGALILFPIGQLWWGAFTVFIFVLADMLDGAMARERGGGTRFGAVLDATCDRISDGAVFCGLLWWAAFGVHSTALVVATMICLVSSQVISYIKARAEASGLSGDGGLIERPERLVIVLVGAGLSGLAFLPMPWLLHVAMWFLAVTSVVTVGQRLHSVRVSPGAMSPLPAAGSSQKPETTEQ; encoded by the coding sequence GTGAGCGACTTCTACCTGATGACGCGCGCCGCGTACGCCAAGCTGTCGCGGCCGGTGGCCCGCGGCGCACTGCGGCTCGGGCTGACACCCGACAGCGTCACCATCCTGGGCACCGCGGGGTCGGTGCTGGGCGCACTGATCCTCTTCCCGATCGGCCAGCTGTGGTGGGGCGCGTTCACCGTCTTCATCTTCGTGCTGGCCGACATGCTCGACGGGGCCATGGCCCGCGAACGCGGCGGCGGTACCCGCTTCGGCGCGGTCCTGGACGCCACGTGCGACCGGATCAGTGACGGTGCGGTCTTCTGCGGGCTGCTGTGGTGGGCCGCGTTCGGCGTGCACAGCACCGCTTTGGTGGTCGCGACGATGATCTGCCTGGTGTCGTCCCAGGTGATCTCGTACATCAAGGCGAGGGCCGAAGCCAGCGGACTGTCGGGCGACGGGGGGCTGATCGAGCGGCCGGAACGATTGGTCATCGTGTTGGTGGGCGCGGGTCTGTCGGGTTTGGCGTTCCTTCCGATGCCTTGGCTGCTCCATGTGGCCATGTGGTTTCTGGCCGTGACCAGCGTGGTCACCGTCGGGCAGCGGCTCCACAGTGTGCGGGTCTCGCCCGGCGCGATGAGTCCGCTCCCCGCCGCCGGGAGCAGCCAGAAACCCGAGACCACGGAGCAATGA
- a CDS encoding phosphatidylinositol mannoside acyltransferase produces the protein MTEQPAGSRTDRGGLSLHPSAWAGHLSDWGYAAGWRLVRAAPEFVARNAFGAGAYYAARGGGPEQLRRNLARVIGTSPEEVPGSLIRASLASYARYWREAFRLPSMDHAALGKQLGVHDIELVWAALEEGRGAVLALPHSGNWDMAGVWLVQNHGTFTTVAERLKPESLYNRFLAYRESLGFEVVPLSGGERPPFDVLRDRLRANGIVCLMADRDLTRTGVQVDFFGEPTRLPGGPARLALATGAALFPVHCWFEPDDWRMQVYPELDVSSGDVTAITQALADRFADNIAAHPEDWHMMQPQWLADLSAERRARLEET, from the coding sequence ATGACCGAGCAGCCGGCGGGGTCGCGCACGGATCGCGGTGGTCTGTCCCTGCACCCCTCGGCCTGGGCGGGTCACCTGTCGGACTGGGGTTATGCGGCCGGCTGGCGGCTGGTCAGGGCCGCCCCGGAGTTCGTGGCGCGCAACGCGTTCGGCGCCGGCGCGTACTACGCCGCGCGGGGCGGGGGGCCCGAGCAGTTGCGCAGGAACCTGGCCCGGGTGATCGGCACGAGCCCCGAAGAGGTGCCGGGCAGTCTGATCCGTGCGTCGCTCGCCTCCTACGCCCGCTACTGGCGAGAAGCGTTCCGGTTGCCGTCGATGGACCATGCGGCGCTGGGCAAGCAGTTGGGCGTGCACGACATCGAGTTGGTGTGGGCGGCGCTCGAAGAAGGCCGCGGCGCAGTGCTCGCGTTGCCGCACAGCGGTAACTGGGACATGGCGGGTGTGTGGCTGGTGCAGAATCACGGCACGTTCACCACGGTGGCCGAACGCCTGAAACCGGAGTCGCTGTACAACCGCTTCCTGGCCTACCGCGAGAGCCTGGGCTTCGAGGTGGTGCCGCTGTCCGGGGGCGAGCGGCCCCCGTTCGACGTGCTGCGTGACCGGCTGCGCGCGAACGGGATCGTCTGCCTGATGGCCGACCGCGATCTCACCCGCACCGGGGTGCAGGTGGACTTCTTCGGTGAGCCCACCCGCTTGCCGGGCGGCCCCGCGCGCCTCGCCCTCGCCACCGGGGCGGCGCTGTTCCCGGTGCACTGCTGGTTCGAGCCCGATGACTGGCGGATGCAGGTCTACCCCGAGCTCGACGTGTCCTCGGGGGACGTCACCGCCATCACCCAGGCCCTGGCCGACCGGTTCGCGGACAACATCGCCGCTCACCCGGAAGACTGGCACATGATGCAGCCCCAGTGGCTGGCCGATCTGTCCGCCGAGCGCAGGGCCCGGTTGGAGGAGACCTGA
- a CDS encoding glycosyltransferase family 4 protein, translated as MRIGMVCPYSFDVPGGVQSHVLQLAEVMHGNGHEVSVLAPASPDASVSLPDYVVSGGKAVPIPYNGSVARLRFGPATHRRVKKWLQHGDFDVLHLHEPNAPSLSMLALNIAEGPIVATFHTSTTKSLTLSVFEPILRPMHEKIVGRIAVSDLARRWQMEALGSDAVEIPNGVDVASFASAPRLAGYPRPGKSVLFLGRYDEPRKGMAVLLRALPALVERFADIEILVVGRGDEDQLREQAGALAGHLRFLGQVDDAQKASAMRSADVYCAPHTGGESFGIVLVEAMAAGTAVVASGLDAFRRVLNDGEAGRLVAVDDSDALAGGLIDMLTDDAARARYVECATALVQRYDWSVVAAQIMRVYETVAGAGVKVQVAG; from the coding sequence ATGCGCATCGGCATGGTGTGTCCGTACTCGTTCGACGTCCCCGGTGGTGTGCAGTCGCACGTGCTGCAGCTGGCGGAGGTGATGCACGGCAACGGCCACGAGGTCAGCGTGCTGGCACCCGCGTCGCCGGACGCTTCGGTGTCCCTGCCCGACTACGTCGTCTCCGGCGGCAAGGCCGTCCCGATTCCCTACAACGGTTCGGTGGCTCGGTTGCGATTCGGCCCGGCCACGCACCGCAGAGTCAAGAAGTGGTTGCAGCACGGCGATTTCGACGTGTTGCACCTGCATGAGCCGAACGCCCCCAGCCTGTCGATGCTTGCGCTGAACATCGCCGAGGGGCCCATCGTGGCGACCTTCCACACCTCGACGACCAAGTCGTTGACCCTCTCGGTGTTCGAGCCGATCCTGCGTCCGATGCACGAGAAGATCGTCGGCCGCATCGCGGTGTCCGATCTGGCGCGGCGCTGGCAGATGGAGGCGCTGGGCAGCGACGCGGTGGAGATCCCCAACGGTGTGGACGTCGCCTCGTTCGCGTCGGCTCCGCGGCTCGCCGGGTATCCACGGCCCGGGAAGTCGGTGCTGTTCCTCGGACGCTACGACGAACCCCGCAAGGGGATGGCGGTGCTGCTCCGGGCGCTGCCCGCGCTCGTCGAGCGGTTCGCCGACATCGAGATCCTCGTCGTCGGCCGTGGTGACGAGGATCAACTGCGCGAACAGGCGGGTGCCCTGGCCGGCCACCTGCGATTCCTCGGCCAGGTCGACGACGCGCAGAAGGCGTCGGCGATGCGCAGCGCCGACGTCTACTGCGCCCCGCACACCGGCGGGGAGAGCTTCGGCATCGTCCTGGTGGAGGCGATGGCCGCGGGTACCGCGGTGGTCGCCAGCGGCCTCGACGCCTTCCGGCGTGTGCTCAACGACGGTGAAGCCGGCCGCCTGGTGGCCGTCGACGACTCCGACGCGCTGGCCGGCGGCCTGATCGACATGCTCACCGACGACGCCGCCCGGGCGAGATACGTCGAGTGCGCGACGGCGCTGGTGCAGCGCTACGACTGGTCGGTGGTGGCCGCGCAGATCATGCGCGTCTACGAGACCGTCGCAGGTGCCGGGGTGAAGGTGCAGGTGGCGGGGTGA